A genomic window from Salvia hispanica cultivar TCC Black 2014 chromosome 5, UniMelb_Shisp_WGS_1.0, whole genome shotgun sequence includes:
- the LOC125189954 gene encoding uncharacterized protein LOC125189954 has translation MAAAPCGGAAQRRAVEERAERERRSVMGDAHRNDSGGAKLIGTAMALLVRSMNPEQQQQRLREARINNLEQGINTISTVISNINTQMEQVQKKLDEDKAKVAARVEDINKKWVAKQKSGDCPVACGPPQPPQRTVADLPIVVCPAAGGPAHTPRRAATNKEESSTKQVLVQNNEIEITKYAKLLTEAVMRKKKPIKADLKLLHHCSEIFQKERAVKQRDPEQFIIRCRIGEGKVDKALCDLGSSINLMPLKYYEKLNIGPLKTSDVTLRLADNSSIKTVGMIEDVLVKVDDFIFPADFIVLDMKMDKNVSLILGRDFLATCKALIYVGRGEITISDNYSRSTYKIETRYLNLRRQSRQRWNGSAGQSWSRLDKAS, from the exons ATGGCAGCAGCCCCGTGTGGAGGAGCTGCTCAACGGAGAGCTGTAGAAGAGCGAGCAGAGAGGGAAAGACGTTCAGTGATGGGAGACGCTCACCGGAATGACAGCGGCGGTGCGAAGCTGATCGGGACAGCGATGGCACTGCTCGTACGCTCGATGAATCCCGAACAGCAGCAGCAACGACTGAGG GAAGCTAGGATCAACAACCTCGAGCAAGGGATAAACACAATCTCGACTGTCATTTCAAACATCAACACTCAAATGGAGCAGGTCCAAAAGAAACTTGATGAGGACAAGGCAAAGGTAGCAGCACGAGTGGAGGATATAAACAAAAAGTGGGTTGCAAAGCAAAAATCTGGGGACTGCCCAGTCGCCTGCGGACCGCCGCAACCACCGCAGCGGACTGTCGCTGACCTACCAATTGTAGTCTGCCCAGCCGCCGGCGGACCCGCGCATACCCCGCGGCGGGCCGCCACTAACAAGGAAGAATCGTCCACCAAACAGGTGCTCGTGCAGAACAATGAGATT GAAATAACCAAATATGCAAAGCTATTAACGGAGGCGGTGATGAGGAAGAAAAAGCCGATCAAAGCCGACCTTAAGCTACTGCATCATTGCAGCGAGATCTTCCAAAAGGAAAGGGCAGTGAAACAGAGAGACCCCGAGCAGTTCATCATAAGGTGCCGGATCGGAGAAGGGAAAGTTGACAAGGCCCTATGTGACTTAGGGTCATCCATCAATCTCATGCCACTGAAGTATTACGAAAAGCTCAACATTGGGCCGCTCAAAACTTCAGACGTGACTCTTAGGCTGGCCGATAACTCGTCCATCAAAACAGTAGGTATGATTGAGGATGTGTTGGTGAAGGTTGATGATTTCATCTTTCCTGCCGATTTTATTGTGCTTGATATGAAAATGGACAAGAATGTTTCTCTAATCTTAGGCAGAGATTTTCTAGCTACTTGCAAAGCTTTGATTTATGTAGGTCGTGGAGAGATCACAATCAGTGACAATTATAGTCGCTCCACCTACAAGATCGAGACGAGATACTTAAATTTGAGGAGGCAAAGCAGGCAGAGATGGAACGGCAGTGCAGGGCAATCATGGTCACGGCTTGACAAAGCCTCATGA